The Moorena producens PAL-8-15-08-1 genomic interval CTAAATATGCTGAAACCTTTGGGTTTTGAAGTGGTATTAGCCCAGAATGCTCAGCAAGCATTGGAGCTGGCCAGGGTAATTGGACCGGATCTGATTTTAACGGATTTATTCATGCCTTTTAAAACGGGTTTCACGATGATTCCGGAACTACGACAGATACCGGAAATGAAGCATGTACCAATTATTGCCTTCTCTGCTAACAATTGGGATGTTGTCAAGAAAGAGACTCAGAAACTTGGCTGTGATGCTTTTCTGCCGAAACCAGTTGACGAGCAGAAATTACTGGCATTATTGGAGAAGTATTTACAATTGGAGTGGGTTGATCAAGAGGTGTCGTAAGCATATGCGCTACGCGCACGCTGCGCGAACAGCAGTCAGCAGTCAGCAGTCAGATTAAAATCAACCTATGCAGGCCTATGGCCACGCTACGGGAACGGTAGAATTTAAGATTGAGATATTAATGAGAATTTCAAGTCTGGGGATTTGCCCATCAAAGCTAATGCGCGTAGCGCATTAGCTGATAGCTGATAGCTGATAGCTGATAGCTGATAGCTGATAGCTGATAACTGATAGCTGATAGCTGATAGCTGATAGCTGATAGCTGATAGCTGATAACTGATAGCTGATAGCTGATAGCTGATAGCTTACACTGTTTAGTTATCAAAAAAAATTACTTTTTTAACAATAATAATGTAGTCAATATCAGGACTAAAATTGCTTCAGTTCCCAAAAGACCGTAGATGGTTTGTCTTTGGTCAGGGGTGAAGGCAAAATAATCGATAAAAACTGTGTAAATAATGAACTGAGAGAGAATTCCCACTAAACACAATCCAATGCCCCACACTTGTCGCTGCCAAAGTCCAATCACTGCTGCTGTATCGACAATGCCATAAAAAACATCGCCAATTCTCCAGGTTAAAGGTGTTTCTAACCACGGTATTTCACCAAAACCTGCTATATTACTAAAGTGGACAATCGCGCCATAGGCAAAGACAAAGGCGAGGATTCTTAAATAAATGCTCATCCAAGGGCGTTTTGTAGCTTCGATCAAATAGTCCACCATAGGTCATACGTCCGTGAAAAAAACTACTTTTGTCCACCTTAAGGATAGTGCTCTTAGGGGCTTATGATCTTTGGCAAAATGACCACGATTGGTTCATCGGTAAGAGTAGAGTTGTCATGTCTGCACAACGGTTTTGAGGTTCAAGAATCATGCAGCGACGCCAATTCACTCGACTATCCTTGTTCTTATTTGGTCTGGGGTTAGCTGACTGTAGTAAGAATCAAGTTGAGTCTACCAAAGGATTTACGATAAACCGGAGTAATTCGCTGCGCATCTGGTGGAGTCAGGGTTATTATCCAGAGGAAACTGATGCACTCAAAGAAATCATCGCCAGGTGGACACAAAAGAGTGGAATTAAGGTTGAGCTTAGCCTTTTATCTGAAAAAGATACGTTAAAGGAACTCAATAATGCGATCGCAGCAGGCAACCCTCCGGATATCTTCTATAGTATTGAAGCGGATACCCAGATCATCCCCCGTCTAGCATGGAACAACCAATTGGCAGATGTTTCTGAGGTAGTAGAACCTCTGGAAAAGGTATACACTGGCAGTGTTCTACACAGTGTTAGTTATCTGAACAATGTGGCGAAGAAGCGCAGCTACTATGCTGTGCCGATAATGCAGTATTCAGTCTACATTCACTGTTGGCAAGATTTACTGGCAGCTATTGGTAAGACACCAGACGCGATTCCTAAGGATTGGCAAGGGTTTTGGCAGTTTTGGCACTTCGCTCAACAGCAACTACGTCACCAGGGTCAACAGACTATTTATGGTATTGGTTTACCCATGTCCGAGGCTTCTGATACCTTCGACATTTTTGAAAACTTCCTGGAAGCCTACAATGTCAAACTGATCAACCCCAATGGTCGGTTACTTTTAGATCATCCCCAAGTGCGTCAGGGGATTACCGCTGCCTTAGGGAAATATACCAATTTCTATAAGAATGGTACGGTACCACCGGAAGCAGTGGATTGGGGAAACACTGATAATAATATTGCCTTTCTTAGCCGCACTACTTTAACAAGACTCGCGGAATTCCCCACCCCTGCGACGGGTGGGGATGGATAGCGAGACGACAATTTGTGATGACAAACCATCACGATTTATGTTAGAATAAAAGCGGTTGCTGACCCGCCTGACTGACTAAAAGGCTACCGTACAAAAAGTCTGATACTCTATCAGTTTTCAGACCATTAGGTGTACAAAGTACTAGCTCCAGATCAGGGTCAGAAGTTACCGCAAGAATAAGGCAGCCTTTATGGTTGGTCGGCTATGGGTAAAAGGGTTAAAACTTTATGATTAAGGCTGCCTTATTCTAAGGTTTCGTCTCCGGGAAGAGACTTGCCCCGGCTGGTTGACCATAGAGTCGTAATTCCAAGGTGAGTCTGTCGTAAAACGTTTGCGTCTGCGGAAGGCGGATGTCTGCCTGTGGACGCTGAGTAAGACCAATTCCAGTTCGCTGGTTGAGGCATCGGCGGATGAAGCGGGAAACCCATAAGACGAATAAGACCGTCACTGATTTGAGTTGAGAGTTGGAAGCCCCAACCTCAGCGTTCGCGTAGCGTGACCAAAGGTCAAGCAGGTTGGGGTACTTCACTGACAGCTAACCCATCCCTATCGATTCCCGGTTCCCAACGGCAAGATCAGGCAATTTACACCAAGCAACTTGCTACTGTGCCATGGCCGAACAAGCCAAAGGTCGAGCCTATGAAACCCATCCCTTCAATTGGGCAGGTGATTCTGTTGGAAAGATCGGATAAAAAGCAGGTTGCTAAGGATTTCTTGTCCTATTTGGTACAACCACAAAATCTGGAAACATACATCCAAGGTTCTCAAGGGCGATTTGTTTCTGTTTTGCCTAAAGCTTTACCAGACCGATTCTGGAATGATGGAACAGATCCCCATATTTCAGTGGCTCTAAAGCAGTTACAACAAACGACCCGTCTACCCTATCAAGTCTTCACCCCAATTTACCCTGAAGTACAATCCCAGAATGTTTGGGGTAAAGCGATTAGAACAATAGTTGTAGATGGTTTGTCTGTGGTGCAAGCTAGCAATCAAGCGATCGCACAAATCAAACAAATTTTTGCTGATTGGAAGTGATCATAGGTATTAGTCAATCTCCCTTTTGTTGCCCCACTGAGGGTCTGTTCCCCCTCTTCAGGAACAGTAACTGGTTTTCTTAGGGCAATATTTGCAGTTAGAGTGGGTATATCAGCCAATATCTCAACAGCCTGTAGCTTGATCACAGGCAGGACTTACGCACACAATCCATGGGTAGGGTGGGCAAAACCTTGCCCACCCTACAGGTAGCGTTAAATTGAGGGATTTGCGTAAGTCCTAACAGGGGTCAAAACCCAGTTGTGATCAACGCTTTGTAGTACCCCCCCTCAGGAAATGAAAGTGCTCTATAAACTTGGCGATGCTGGGCAGTATGACAAAAATTCGCCCAGGAACTCACTATCGGGTTTCGTGGGCGAGTTGTGAAAATCCAGAAGTCCAAAATTCCTGGTAGTGCGGGCAGGATGCCCGCGTGAGAGTTCACAATCGATTAGACCTCTCAGGAAAGCGCGGTTTTAGCTCAATTGGGGCAAGACTTCCAGAATCTTTTTCGCTTCTGTTGTCTATTGAGACCCCCATGAGAGTTCACAACCTCCGCCAGAATTGCTGTAAGCATATGCGCTACAGATGGTGCTACTTGAGGTGCAGTCAGCAGTCAGCCGTTGGCCTTGGCCGTTGGCCACGCTACGGGAATGGCTGATCGCTGAATACTTAGGAATTGCTATACCTCGAAGCAGTCGATTACAACTACATTCCCAAAGCCCACCAAACTCAAAAACTTAGCCAAAGGGTTTCAATAAAAAGCCATTGTTACTTTGGTTAAAGACTATCTGCATCTGGAATAAAATCCATGAGTGTAATTGCTAAAACAAATGACTTTGACTTAAAAAAGTATACCATATTGATTATTGATGATAATCCCACAAATTTAAGGGTTGCCTTTGATTATTTAGAAGATTGTGGCTTCACCATTTTAGTATCCCAAGATGGTGAAAGTGGGTTAAAACGCGCTAAGTATGCCCATCCTCAAATTATTTTACTGGATGTTTTGATGCCAGGTATAGATGGCTTTGAAACCTGCTGTCGCTTGAAGGCGGATCAGGCTACTAAAGATATTCCTGTAATTTTCATGACGGCGTTATCTAGTACCGAAGATCAGGTGAAAGGATTTGAAGTTGGGGGAGTCGATTATGTCACTAAGCCACTCCAACATGAGGAACTCTTAACTCGGATAATTAACCATTTACGGATTCAGGAGTTAACTGAAAAGCTGCAACTTCAAAATCAGGAGTTAAAACAACAAGCCATTGAACTGGCAAAAGCTAAAGAAGCTGCTGAATTAGCTAGCCAAGCCAAAAGTGAATTCCTCTCCAATATGACTCATGAACTGCGTACTCCTCTCAATGGCATTTTAGGTTATGCCCAAATCCTCCAACGGGATAAAACCGCTACCCCTAAACAAAAGCATAGCATCGATCTCGTTTACCAATGTGGCACTCACTTGCTCCACTTGATCAATGACATCTTAGAGCTTTCTAAAATCGAAGCCAGGAAAATGGAACTGTTGCCGAAAGAGATTCATTTTCCTACTTTGTTGATCTCGGTTGTAGAAATCTGCCGTATCAAAGCTCAGCAAAAGGGTATCTCTTTTATTTATCAACCATCATCCTGTCTACCAGCAGGGATTGTGGCTGATGAAAAACGACTGCGACAAGTTCTGATTAACCTCCTGAGCAATGCTCTTAAGTTTACTGACCATGGCGGAGTAACCTTCAAGGTAGAGGTGATCAGTAACGATAAAGCCGTACAACCCCCACTCCCTAGGATTTATAGAGATCAGCAAGAGGGGGAAGTTATCACAGACAAAATCATGCCACTAATAGGCAAAGCTCCCGAATCACCCATGCTTAGAATTCGATTTCAAATCGAAGATACTGGCATCGGACTCAACCCAGAAGAATTGGAAACAATATTTTTACCCTTTGAACAATTTGGGGATAGTGCTATTCGAGATCAAGGCACTGGTCTGGGATTAGCTATTAGCCATAAAATTGTTAATCTCATGGGAAGTCATATCAAAGTTGAAAGTACTTCTGGCAAGGGTAGTGTTTTTTCTGTGGATTTGGATTTACCTACTACCACAGTAATGGATCACAAAACTAAAATTTATACCAATACTATCGTTGGTTTTCAGGGCAAGGTGCGTAAAATAGTAGTGGTAGATGACAAACCGAAGAATCGCTCTTTTATTGTTAATTTTTTACAACCTCTGGGATTTAAACTTTTGGAAGCGAGTAATGGGGTTGAGGGTTTGGAAAAAGCTATAGAATTTCACCCTGACTTAATTATTACTGACTTAGTGATGCCAGTGATGGATGGCTTTGAAATGATGCGACGTATCCGCTCATCAGAGCAATTGAAACAGATCATGGTAATTGCGACATCTGCCAGTGTTTATGAATTAGAACACCAACAGAGTCAGGATATAGGCTGGATCGATATTCTTTCTAAGCCTGTGAACGTTGAAGAATTACTCGATAAATTAAAGCGGCATCTGCAACTGGAATGGGTATATGAACAGTATGATCCCGAAGTATCAAAAATCAAAATTGAATCTGTTAAAAAAGTTATGCCAGAGGCTATTGTACCTCCCCCAGCTGATGTATTAGCTGAACTTTATGACCTGGCCAAGAAAGGGAATATGTTCGCGATTATTAAATCCGCAGAAAATCTTAAACAATTAGATGATAAGTTTGTGACCTTTGCTCAGACTATATCTAATTATGCTGATGAATTTCAATTAAAAAAAATTAGAATATTGATAGAAAAGTATCTTGAAAAGAATTAGTATAGCGCAGGGAATCGGGAATCGGGAATCGGGAATCGGGAAAGAGAGGGAAGTGTGGGAAGTGTGGGAAGTGTGGGAAGTGTGGGGA includes:
- a CDS encoding response regulator, which gives rise to MSVIAKTNDFDLKKYTILIIDDNPTNLRVAFDYLEDCGFTILVSQDGESGLKRAKYAHPQIILLDVLMPGIDGFETCCRLKADQATKDIPVIFMTALSSTEDQVKGFEVGGVDYVTKPLQHEELLTRIINHLRIQELTEKLQLQNQELKQQAIELAKAKEAAELASQAKSEFLSNMTHELRTPLNGILGYAQILQRDKTATPKQKHSIDLVYQCGTHLLHLINDILELSKIEARKMELLPKEIHFPTLLISVVEICRIKAQQKGISFIYQPSSCLPAGIVADEKRLRQVLINLLSNALKFTDHGGVTFKVEVISNDKAVQPPLPRIYRDQQEGEVITDKIMPLIGKAPESPMLRIRFQIEDTGIGLNPEELETIFLPFEQFGDSAIRDQGTGLGLAISHKIVNLMGSHIKVESTSGKGSVFSVDLDLPTTTVMDHKTKIYTNTIVGFQGKVRKIVVVDDKPKNRSFIVNFLQPLGFKLLEASNGVEGLEKAIEFHPDLIITDLVMPVMDGFEMMRRIRSSEQLKQIMVIATSASVYELEHQQSQDIGWIDILSKPVNVEELLDKLKRHLQLEWVYEQYDPEVSKIKIESVKKVMPEAIVPPPADVLAELYDLAKKGNMFAIIKSAENLKQLDDKFVTFAQTISNYADEFQLKKIRILIEKYLEKN
- a CDS encoding ABC transporter substrate-binding protein, giving the protein MQRRQFTRLSLFLFGLGLADCSKNQVESTKGFTINRSNSLRIWWSQGYYPEETDALKEIIARWTQKSGIKVELSLLSEKDTLKELNNAIAAGNPPDIFYSIEADTQIIPRLAWNNQLADVSEVVEPLEKVYTGSVLHSVSYLNNVAKKRSYYAVPIMQYSVYIHCWQDLLAAIGKTPDAIPKDWQGFWQFWHFAQQQLRHQGQQTIYGIGLPMSEASDTFDIFENFLEAYNVKLINPNGRLLLDHPQVRQGITAALGKYTNFYKNGTVPPEAVDWGNTDNNIAFLSRTTLTRLAEFPTPATGGDG